In the genome of Streptomyces violaceoruber, the window CGACCAGGGTGGCCCAGGCCGAGCCGAGGCCGACCCGCATGCCGACGAGGATGAAGGGGGTGGACGCCGGCACCACCACGCGGGCGAAGATCGTGGCGTCGCCCGCGCCCAGCACCCGGGCGGCGTTGATCAGGGTGCGGTCGACGTTCACCACGCCCTGGAAGGTGGAGATCACACAGGCCAGGAACGCGGCCAGGAAGATGACGAAGATCTTCGGGGTCTCGTCGATGCCCATGGCGACCACGGCCAGCGGGATGATGGCCAGCGGCGGGATGGTGCGGAAGAACTGGATCCAGGGCTCGATCAGTCCGCGCAGGATGCCGTACCAGCCCATCAGGAAGCCCACCGGGACGGCCACGGCCGTGCCCAGGCCGAAGCCGATGAGGACCCGGGTCAGGCTGGCGAGGGCGTCGTCGGCGAGCGTTCCGTCGCCGATCAGGGTGGAGGCGCGGTCGACGACCTCCGGCGGTGTCGGCAGCTTGAAACCGGCGGAGGCGAGGGCCCACCAGAGGGCGATGCCGAGTGCGACGGACACGGCGTTCAGGACGAGGGGCAGCCCGCGCCTGCCGGAACGGGAGCGCTCCGGCGCGGACTCGGCGGCGCCCGCCGAGGTGTCTGCCGCCACGGCGCCCCCCGCCGTGCTGTCGCCCGCTTCGGCCTCGGGCGAGGCCCCGGGCCCCTTCTCGGGCCGCGGGCGCCGCTGGTCGGCACTCCGCTTGTCAAGGACGGACATGGGCGGCTCCTTCGGTGGCGGAGTGGGGTGCATCGGAACGGCCCTTCACGTCGGCGGTTTCGGGATACCTCGCCAGGAGGGGTGAGCTGTGGAAGACCGCGGCGAGCGCGCCGATGGCGCCGTCGTCGTCGGAGAGCCGGGCGGCGGCCACGGCGGGTCCCGCCGAGGCGGTCGGGAAGATCTCGGCGGCGAGGGTGGCGGCGACCTGTTCCACGAGGACGGGCGCCAGCCGGGTGATCTCGCCGCCGATGACCACCTTCGCCGGGTTCAGCATCATGGTCGCGGCGCCGACCACCCGGCCCAGCGCCCCCGCGGCCTCCCGCAGCACCCGGTCCACGACGGGGTGGGCGCGGCGCACGGCGGCGGCGAGGTCGTCGAGGTTCTCCAGGCGCAGGCCGAACTCCCAGCAGGCGGCGAGGATTCCGGGCACCGAGGCCACGGTCTCCAGGCAGCCCCGCTTGCCGCAGCGACAGGGGCGGCCCGCCGGTTCCACGGTCACGTGTCCCAGCTCGCCGGCCAGCCCGGACGAACCCGTCACCAGCTGGCCTCCGACGACGAGTCCGCCGCCGACGCCGTCCGACAGGCGTACGTAGACCAGGTCGGCGACGCTGTCGGCGCCGCTGATCGCCTCGGCGAGGGCGGCCAGCCGGGTGTTGTTGTCGACGATGACCGGTGCGTCGAAGCGTTCGGCGAAGGCCACGTCGACGCCCTCGGGTGCCGGGCGCAGCACCGTGGTGCCCGGGGTGGCGCGCGGCCAGGCCGCCCCCTCCGGAGCCGGGTAGGGACCGGGTACGCCGATGCCGATGCCCTGCAACGCCCCGTAGTGGACCCCGGCCTCGCCGCTGAGCCGGTCGACCAGTTCCAGGGCCCGTTCCGTGCGGGTCGGCCAGGTCGCGGTGTCCTCGTACCGGACGGAGCCGGAGACCATGATCTCGTGCGCGGCGTCGGCGACGACGACGTGGACGCGCCGGTGTCCGAAGTCGACGCCCATGAACTGCGCCGACGCCGGGTCGAGCGCCAGCCGTTCGGCCGGCCGCCCGCTGCCCTCGCGGCGGGAGGCGTCGGTGTCGACGACCACGATGGCACCGCGTTGCAGGAGGTTGCCGGTGATCTCGGACAGGGTGGTGCGGGACAGGCCCACGACCCGGGCGATCTCGCCCCGGCTCATGGCGCCGTTCTCCTGCAGCGCACGCATGACGCGCTCTTCGTGGGTCCGCCTGACCAGTGCGTGCACTCCGCTGGGCATCTGCATGCCGGTCAAGGTAGGGAGGCTCGATTATTCCGTCAACACTCCGACAGAAAGACGCAATGAAGTGTTCACCATGCCAGGTGGGCCGTGCCCCGCAGCTGCGGGCTGGGAGCGATTATTCGTCCGCCCTGTTGACGTAAATGTGCGGGCGTTCGCATGTTGTGCGCCATGCCCCCGTCATGCGGCCGGTGTGCCGCGCCTCGGTTCCCGGACGGGGACGACGAAGGAGAACCCGACTGATGACCGATGCCGAGTACGGACTCCCCCGACGATCCCTGCTGGCCGGCGCCGCCGGTGCGGGAGCGGCGTTCGCCCTGCCCGCGGGCGCCGCGCAGGCGGCTCCCGCGGCGGCGCCCACGGCCTCCCCGCAGGCCGGGGCGGAGCGGCGGCACCCGCGCAACTGGCCCGACCCCGAGCCGTACGGCGCCGCGGACACCCGGGCCGACCTGTGGCCGCGCGAGGACAACTCGTTCGTCCTCCCGCTGGAGCTGCGCCCTCGCGACGAGGAGCGCGGCGCCGTCTGGATGCGCGACACCTACGTCAACTGCTTCGTCGTCGACGGCCGCCCCCTTTACGTCGCCACGGGAACCACCCGGGTGCCCGGGCTGGAAGCCGCCGGCCCCTGGAACGACGGCATCTTCGTGTGGCTGGCCCCCTCCCTCGACGGCCCCTGGCGGCTGGCCGACACCACCGGCATCCGGCCCGGGGCCGAGCGCGGCAAGGTGTGGTCGCCCGAGTTCGCCGGGGAGAACCGGCCCGGCCGCACGGTCGTCGCGCCCTGGCAGGAGTACTGGCACGACGAGCAGTTCGGCAAGCGGGGCCAGGCCTGGGCGCCGGAGCTGCACTACTTCCGTGACACCTGGTACCTCGTCGCGTGCATGGGCGACCACTCCCGCAAGGTCGGCTCGTTCATGCTGGTGAGCGAGGGCGGCGTCGAGGGCCCGTACCGGCTGGTCGAGGGCAACCTGGACAAGCCCTTCGGCGACTCGTTCATCGGCGGTCCGAAGTTCATCGAGCCCGGCGCCTACCACCACATCGACGGCGGCCTCTTCTCCGAGGGCGACGACGCGTGGCTCGTGCTGCACAACGACCTGTACGCGAAGTTCCGGGACGACATGGAGGACATCGTCACGACGACGGACCTGCCCCGGTTCCGGCAGACGCCCTACTCCCCCGAGCCGTATCTGGAGGGCGCGTACGTGTTCAAGTAC includes:
- a CDS encoding ROK family transcriptional regulator, which translates into the protein MQMPSGVHALVRRTHEERVMRALQENGAMSRGEIARVVGLSRTTLSEITGNLLQRGAIVVVDTDASRREGSGRPAERLALDPASAQFMGVDFGHRRVHVVVADAAHEIMVSGSVRYEDTATWPTRTERALELVDRLSGEAGVHYGALQGIGIGVPGPYPAPEGAAWPRATPGTTVLRPAPEGVDVAFAERFDAPVIVDNNTRLAALAEAISGADSVADLVYVRLSDGVGGGLVVGGQLVTGSSGLAGELGHVTVEPAGRPCRCGKRGCLETVASVPGILAACWEFGLRLENLDDLAAAVRRAHPVVDRVLREAAGALGRVVGAATMMLNPAKVVIGGEITRLAPVLVEQVAATLAAEIFPTASAGPAVAAARLSDDDGAIGALAAVFHSSPLLARYPETADVKGRSDAPHSATEGAAHVRP
- a CDS encoding family 43 glycosylhydrolase, giving the protein MTDAEYGLPRRSLLAGAAGAGAAFALPAGAAQAAPAAAPTASPQAGAERRHPRNWPDPEPYGAADTRADLWPREDNSFVLPLELRPRDEERGAVWMRDTYVNCFVVDGRPLYVATGTTRVPGLEAAGPWNDGIFVWLAPSLDGPWRLADTTGIRPGAERGKVWSPEFAGENRPGRTVVAPWQEYWHDEQFGKRGQAWAPELHYFRDTWYLVACMGDHSRKVGSFMLVSEGGVEGPYRLVEGNLDKPFGDSFIGGPKFIEPGAYHHIDGGLFSEGDDAWLVLHNDLYAKFRDDMEDIVTTTDLPRFRQTPYSPEPYLEGAYVFKYRGKYHLVHAAWDRTSVNADGTVRQAYDVPAAGRVQYQYDAIVAVADRFEGPYSKRYTAGVGAGHNNFFVDHRGGLWATYFLNPAAGYWSDASRVAESAVPGVVRLEWTGPADSRLYVKRGSGGPGNGH
- a CDS encoding ABC transporter permease is translated as MAADTSAGAAESAPERSRSGRRGLPLVLNAVSVALGIALWWALASAGFKLPTPPEVVDRASTLIGDGTLADDALASLTRVLIGFGLGTAVAVPVGFLMGWYGILRGLIEPWIQFFRTIPPLAIIPLAVVAMGIDETPKIFVIFLAAFLACVISTFQGVVNVDRTLINAARVLGAGDATIFARVVVPASTPFILVGMRVGLGSAWATLVAAELIAAQEGLGYRMQNAQLYYDLPTIFVGLISIGILGLLMDRVLLLAERRLTRWQERR